Within Mycobacterium botniense, the genomic segment GCTCACCGCCGGACCGAGGGGATCCGGCGGTGCCCTGTTCCGGGATCAGTCCCGGTGGCGGTGTACTGGTAAAACAACACCGGACTGCGGACGTCTCACCGGACTGCGGACGTCTCGCGGATTAAAAGGCCGCTTCCTCGAGCTCCATGATGTCGTTGTCCAGCGTCTCAATGATCTGGCGCGTGCTGGTCAACATCGGCAGGAAGTTCTTGGCGAAAAACGAAGCCGCCGCAACCTTGCCCTCGTAGAAGGCACGATCCTCACCGGCCGCCCCGGCGTCAAGCGCCTCGACGGCGACCGCTGCCTGACGCTGCAGCAACCAACCGATCATCAAGTCGCCGACGGCCATCAGGAAGCGCACCGAACCCAGCCCAACCTTGTAGACATTGGTGGGATCCTCTTGGCTGGCCATCAGGTAGCCGGTCAGGGCGGACGCCATCGCCTGCACGTCGGTGAGCGCAGTCGCCAGTAGTTGGCGCTCGGCCTTCAGCCGCCCGTTACCCGATTCGCTTGTGACGAACTCCTCGATCTGGCCTGCCACATGCGCCAGCGCCACACCCTTGTCGCGGATGATCTTGCGGAAGAAGAAATCCTGGGCCTGGATGGCGGTGGTGCCTTCGTAGAGCGAGTCGATCTTAGAGTCCCGGATGTACTGCTCAATCGGGTAGTCCTGCAAGAACCCGGATCCGCCCAGCGTTTGCAGGCTCTCGGCCAGTTTGGCGTAGGCCTGCTCGGAGCCCACGCCCTTGACAACCGGCAGCAGCAAATCGTTAACCCGTTCCGCCAGCTGGGCGTCCACCCCGTGCACCGCCTCAGCCACGGCGGCGTCCTGGTAGGTCGCGGTGTAGAGGTAGAGCGCGCGCAGACCTTCGGCGTAGGCCTTCTGGGTCATCAGTGATCGCCGCACGTCGGGGTGGTGCGTAATCGTCACCCGCGGTGCGGTCTTGTCGGTCATCTGGGTCATGTCGGCGCCCTGTACCCGCGATTTGGCATACTCCAGGGCGTTCAGGTAGCCGGTAGATAGCGTCGCGATCGCCTTGGTGCCGACCATCATTCGTGCCTGCTCGATGACATCGAACATCTGTGCGATACCGTTATGTACTTCACCGACCAGCCAACCTTTGGCGGGCACACCGTGCTGGCCGAACGCCAGCTCACAGGTCGCCGACACCTTCAGGCCCATTTTGTGCTCGACATTGGTGACGAAGACACCGTTGCGCTCACCGGGCTCACCGGTTTCGGGGTCGAACAAGAACTTCGGCACGAAGAACAGCGACAGACCCTTGGTGCCCGGGCCCGCGCCCTCGGGGCGGGCCAGCACCAGATGGAAGATGTTCTCGAACAGGTCACCCGAGTCAGCGGAGGTAATGAATCGCTTAACGCCGTCGATGTGCCAGGACCCGTCGTCCTGCTTGACGGCCTTGGTGCGCGCGGCGCCCACATCGGAGCCGGCGTCCGGCTCAGTCAGCACCATGGTGGCGCCCCAGCCGCGCTCAGCGGCCAGCACCGCCCACTTCTTCTGTTCGTCGGTTCCGAGTTTGTAGAGAATGTTCGCAAAGCCGGCGCCGCCGCCATACATCCACACGGCCGGGTTGGCGCCGAGGATGTGCTCGTGCAGTGCCCACACCAGCGCTTTGGGCATCGGCGTACCACCAAGCGCCTCTTCGATGCCGATTTTGTCCCAACCAGCCTCAAGAGTCGCTTTCACTGACTTCTTGAACGCCTCAGGCAGCGTCACCGAGTGAGTCTCAGGATCGAAAACCGGCGGGTTGCGGTCGCCCTCGACGAACGACTCGGCGATCGGGCCTTCCGCCAGCCGGCTCATCTCCGCCAGCATCTCGCGGGCAGTGTCCACGTCCAGTTCGCTGTAGCGGCCGGTGCCAAACGCTTTGTCGACACCTAAGACCTCGAACAGGGTGAACTCCTGGTCGCGGACATTGCTTTTGTAGTGGCTCACGTGTTCCTCCTCGCTGAGAACGCCACTTCATGGTTGAGTACTTAGCGATTAAGTTACCCACCAGTAACACCGATAAACTATACCGATCAGTAACTTCAACGCAACAAACTGTGAGCTAAATTCCATGAGCTAATTAACCAACTAGTTGGATAGTGTGGTGCTGCCGTACTGGCAACGACGTGACCTGCGATGACGGTATCCAAACGGCAGGTGTGTCCGGTCTCACGATGTGCGTCGAGGGAAGCCAGGCACAGCTTGTGGCCAACTGCTGAGAGGTCAGCGTGAACGGTTTTGCCGTGTCCGGATGGTCCCGCGCGCGCCGCGCCGCGGGTAGGCTCAGGCGAGTAGGTGTGCAAAGTTCCGCGACGCGATATAAGCCCGATGCCAGGCCCGCTGACCTCGACCAGTAAGCTCACTCCCACCTCCTTGCGGGAGGCTTTCGGCCATTTCCCGTCGGGTGTGGTGGCGATCGCCGCAGAGGTCGACGGGGTCCGGGAAGGTCTGGCGGCCAGCACATTCGTCCCAGTCTCACTGGATCCGCCGCTGGTGTTGTTCTGTGTGCAGAACACCTCGACAACGTGGCCGAAACTCAGGCGGGCACCGTTGCTGGGTATCAGCGTGCTCGGTGAGGCCCACGACGAGGCAGTGCGCACGCTGGCCGCCAAAACCGGGGACCGCTTCGCCGGCGTGGAAACGGTGTCCAACGGCGGCGGCGCGGTATTCGTCAAGGGGACCAGCGTATGGCTGGAAAGCGCGATCGAACAACTGATCCCCGCCGGGGATCACACCATCGTGGTCTTGCGGGTCTGCGCTGTGAAGGTGAATCCTAACGTGGCGCCTATCGTGTTCCACCGGAGCATTTTTCGTCGACTCAACACCTGACGGCGATCCAGCGTCCCAGGAAACGTGCTTCTCAGCAACTCCGGATGCGCCGCTCAAGGGTTACGTCATACCCGGGCTCAGCCGTGTGGTCCCTCAGCGGCGGAATAGCTTGTTACCCAGCCATACCACCGGATCGTATTTGCGATCGACAACCCGCTCCTTCATCGGGATCAGCGCGTTGTCGGTGATTTTGATGCTTTCCGGGCAGACCTCGGTGCAGCATTTGGTGATGTTGCAGTAGCCGAGGCCGTGCTCCTCCTGCGCCTGACTGCGCCGGTCGAGAGTGTCTAGCGGGTGCATTTCCAGTTCCGCGATGCGCATCAGAAAGCGCGGGCCCGCGAACGCTTTCTTATTTTCCTCGTGGTCGCGGATGACATGGCAGACATTCTGGCACAGGAAGCATTCGATACATTTGCGGAATTCCTGTGACCGCTGCACATCGACCTGCGCCATCCGGTATTCCCCGGGCTGCAGCTCCTTGGGCGGTGTGAAAGACGGGATCTCGCGGGCTTTCTCGTAGTTGAACGACACATCGGTGACCAGATCACGGATCACCGGGAATGTCCGCATCGGCGTCACCGTGACGACCTCGTCTTTGCCGAACGTGGACATCCGGGTCATGCACATCAACCGAGGTTTACCGTTGATCTCCGCCGAACACGAACCGCACTTGCCCGCTTTACAGTTCCAGCGCACCGCGAGGTCAGGCGTCTGCGTCTGCTGGAGACGGTGGATGACGTCCAGCACCACTTCACCCTCGTTGACCTCGACGGTGAAATCCTGCAGGGCGCCGCCGGTTTTGTCGCCGCGCCACACCCGCATGCTCGCCTTGTAGGTCATTAGCGTCTCCGTCCTGGGTGCCCGACCAGCTCTTCGTCGGTGTAGTACTTCTCGAGTTCAGAGATTTCGAAGAGCTCCAGTAAGTCGGCTCGCATCGGAACTTGCGGCTCGCGGGTGATGCTGATACGGGGGATCGCTGAATCGCCGTCGTCCACGGCACGGCATACCAACAACACCTTGCGCCAATTCGCGTCCATTCCAGGATGGTCGTCACGGGTATGGCCGCCCCGGCTTTCGGTGCGCTCCAGCGCGGCCCTGGCCACGGACTCGCTCACCAGCAGCATGTTGCGCAGGTCGACGGACAGATGCCAGCCCGGGTTGTACTGGCGGTGCCCTTCCACCTGCAGGTTGGCGTACCGGGCGCGCAGCTCCTCCAACCGCGTCAGCGCCTGCGACACTTCGTCGGCGGTGCGGATGATCCCGACCAGATCGTTCATGCACTCCTGCAGTTCAATCTGCAGCTTGTACGGATTCTCGGCTGGTGAGCCGCCTTTGGGTCCTTCGAACGGCGCCAGTGCCCGTTTGGCGGCAGTCTCGACCGCCTCGGCTGGGATCGTGGGACGGCTGCGTAAAGCCCGCACGTAGTCGGCGGCGCCCAGGCCGGCGCGCCGGCCGAACACCAGCAGGTCCGACAAGGAATTGCCGCCAAGCCGGTTGGAGCCGTGCATACCGCCGGAGCACTCGCCGGCGGCGAAAAGACCGGGCACAGTGGCTGCACCGGTGTCCGGGTCGACCTCGATGCCCCCCATCACGTAATGACAGGTCGGTCCGACTTCCATCGGCTCCTTGGTGATGTCTACCCCCGCTAGTTCCATGAATTGGTGATACATCGACGGCAGGCGGCGTTTGATCGTCTCGGCCGGCAGCCGCGACGCGATGTCGAGGTAGACGCCGCCATGGGGGGTGCCCCGGCCGGCTTTCACTTCGGAGTTGATCGCGCGCGCCACCTCGTCGCGCGGCAACAGATCCGGGGTGCGACGGGCCGAGTCGTTGTCCTTGAGCCACTGGTCGGCTTCCTGCTCAGTTTCGGCGTATTGGCCTTTGAACACCGGCGGGATGTAATCGAACATGAATCGCTTGCCGTCGGCGTTCTTCAGCACGCCGCCGTCACCGCGCACACCCTCGGTGACCAGAATCCCCTTGACGCTGGGCGGCCACACCATGCCGGTCGGATGGAACTGAACGAACTCCATGTTGATCAGCGTGGCGCCGGCCCGCAGCGCCAGGGCGTGTCCGTCGCCGGTGTATTCCCAGGAATTCGACGTCACCTTGAACGACTTGCCGATCCCGCCCGTGGCCATCACCACCGCGGGTGCCTCGAACACCACGAAGCGCCCGCTTTCACGCCAGTAGCCGAATGCTCCGGAGATGGCGTCGCCGTCTTTGAGCAGCTCGGTGATCGTGCACTCGGCGAACACCTTGATGCGCGCCTCATAGTCTCCGAGCTCGGCGTAGTCCTCCTGCTGCAGCGAAACGATTTTCTGCTGCAGGGTGCGGATCAACTCCAGGCCGGTGCGGTCGCCCACGTGCGCCAGCCGGGCGTAGGTGTGTCCGCCGAAGTTGCGTTGGCTGATCCGGCCGTCCTTGGTGCGATCGAACAGCGCGCCGTAGGTTTCCAGCTCCCAGATCCGGTCGGGTGCCTCTTTGGCATGCAGCTCGACCATCCGCCAGTTGTTGAGGAATTTCCCACCCCGCATGGTGTCGCAGAAGTGGGTTTTCCAGTTGTCCTTGGGGTTGGTGTTGCCCATCGCGGCCGCAGCGCCCCCCTCGGCCATCACGGTGTGAGCCTTGCCGAATAACGACTTACACACCACGGCCACCTTCAAGCCGCGTTCCCGTGCTTCGATCACCGCACGTAGCCCCGCGCCGCCGGCACCGATGACGATTACATCGAAGGAGTGCCGTTCGACCTCAACCATGAAACCTCGCTACAATGATCCGGGAATGTCCACTGGAATGTGTAATTACTTGTCATCCAACAAATCTCAAGTCATGGATGGTGCCACTCGCCACTAGCATGATGTAGAAGTCGGTGAGCACCAAGGTTCCTAGCGTGATCCATGCCCAGGTCATGTGCCGGGCGTTGATCCGGCTGACCTGCGTCCAGAGCCAGTACCGGATCGGGTGCTCGCCGAAGTGTTTGAGCCGGCCACCGATGAGGTGGCGGCAGGAGTGGCACGACAACGTGTAAACCCACAGTAGCACCACGTTGACGACGAGAATGACGTTGCCCAAACCGAATCCGAAACCGGACGGCGAGTGAAATGCCATGATCGCGTCGTATGTGTTAATCACCGAGACGACCATGGCGACGTAGAAGAAATATCGGTGGCTGTTCTGAATGATCAGTGGTAGCCGAGTTTCTCCGCTGTAGTGTGCACGCGGCTCAGGCACCGCACAACTCACCGGGGACTGCCACACCGAGCGGTAATAGGCCTTCCGGTAGTAGTAGCAGGTGATGCGGAACGCCAGCAGAAAGGGCAAGACCAGCATCCCCAACGGCACCCATGGCGGGAAGTGTCCCAGCCATACGCCGAGATGGCTGGATCCCGGCACGCACGACGCGCTGATGCACGGCGAGTAGAAGGGTGTGAGGTAGTGGTACTCAGGGACCCAATAGGCGCTTCCCCAGATTCCCCGGATGAACCCGTAGAGCAAAAAAGCGCCCAGGCCGAGGTCGGTGATCAGCGGCGACAACCACCATCGGTCAGTTCGCAGCGTACGTTGGGGTATCTGGGCACGCGCCGGTGAGAAGACTCCGGTCGCAGGACGGTTCGCTGTGGGTGCGCTCATCTGGTGTAATCCTGTTCGGGTGGTCTTGTCGGAGGGTACTCAGGCAGGAGCACCCCGTTTCGCGGGGGGTGCGTCAGAACCTCCCGCGCCGCCGATCCCCGCGTCCTCGGCGTCGCCCCAGAAGCCAGTGTCCTACGGCGTGTCGGGAATCGCGACCTTTGGGTCTGACTGCGTTTCCGGGGAGGGGCTCAAAACCAACTCCTGGGCGTCGACCTCATTCGGTGTCACTCAGAATCCCCTTGGCGCGCTTGGCGATGCGCCGCAACCCAGGGTGTCACCGTATCGCGCTGTCAACGATGGCAGCCAAGGCCACAGGTCCTGATCGGTTCGTGAGGTCGGACAAGTTCACTAACGTCGGACAACGCAACTGCCTGCCCTGAGGAGTGTCTCGGATCACAGCCCCGATACCATCCACCGAACCGGCAGTGAGATAGATCACCTGGGCCGGTGCGGCAATTGCCGGGGCGGGACAGTGCCGACCGCGCACGCGGATCGTGGGCCGCCGCTCTACAGCCGAATCCGGCCGAGCCGCAACGGCTCGGCCGGATTCGGCGCCATGGGATTACGTGGTGACGGCGATGCGTCTCGCCTCAGGCCGGGCATAAGCACCGGCGACCCGGATGGTCAGCACACCGGCCTCATAGGAGGCCGAGACGGCGTCGCTGGTGACGTGCTCCGGTAGCCGAAACGACCGGCGGAACGATCCGTAACGGATCTCCCGCAAGCTGCGGCCGTGCTCGTGCTCCGCGTGTTCGTCGCGGTGCTCGCCGTGGATGACCAGCCACCCGCGATCTAGCTCAACAGCGACGTCTTTGTCGACATCGATACCCGGCAGCTCCAGCCGCACAACCGCGTCATCACCATGTCTGATGATCTCAGCGGCGGGCGTGAACTGGTCGTGTGCGCGGGGCTGAATCCAGTCGACCATGGCGGCAGGTCCGAAAAAATCGCGCAACCACCGCTCGGTGTCCCACGGTCGCGACCACAACGTCAGATTGCTCATCTGCTGTCTCCTCGTCGTTGCCGGCCGGCACCACGCCGGCTCTGCAGAGATAAACATGAGTCGACCACGCTAAAGTTCCGCCTGGGAGTTCGCTGGTGGCGAACCCGCACCTCACAGCCCTGCCGCCCTGATGTGAGGAGATGGTGATCTGCATGTCACATCAGGCGACATCGCCGCAACGTCGCCGTTCTACGTTGGCCCTATGAGTTCCGTGGGGGGTTCGGCGACTCGCGACCTCGTCGTGGTCGGCCATGGCATGGTGGGTCACCGGCTTGTCGAGGCGCTGCGTGCTCGTGATGTCGACGGCCTGTGGCGCATCACCGTGCTGGCCGAGGAATCCACCGCCGCCTATGACCGGGTGGGGCTGACCGGCTATACCGAGCATTGGGACCGGGAGCGGCTGGCGCTGCCTGGTAACGATTACAGCGGTGACGAGCGGGTGCGGCTGCTGCTGAACAGCCGCGTCGTCGCCATCGATCGGGATGCCAAATCCGTGCTGACCGCCGACGGCCACCGGTATCGCTACGACAAACTGGTACTGGCGACCGGATCCTCCGCGTTCGTGCCGTCGGTTCCCGGCCACGACTTGCCTCGCTGCCACGTCTACCGCACCTTCGACGACCTCGACGCCATCCGCGCCGACGTCCAGCGCACGCTGGAGGCCGGGCACCCGAAAGCTGCCGTGGTCGTCGGTGGCGGCCTGTTAGGGCTGGAAGCTGCTCATGCATTGCGCCAGTTCGGATTGCAGATCCATATCGTGGAGATGATGCCGCGCCTGATGTCTCAGCAGGTCGACGAGGCCGGCGGAGCGCTGCTTGGCACGATGATTACCGACCTTGGCATCACAGTGCATCTGGCGGTGAAAACCGAGTCCTTACAAGCCGTCGAGCATGCCGACGGCTGGCAGTCTGTGCGGGTCAGCCTGTCTGACGGCACCGTCATCGACGCGGGCCTGGTGATCTTCGCCGCTGGCATCCGCCCCCGTGACGAGCTGGCTGCGGCCGCGGGTCTCGCGATCGCCGAGCGCGGCGGCGTGCTTACCGATTTATCTTGCCGGACAAACGATCCGGACATCTACGCGGCGGGCGAGGTGGCCGCGATCGAGGGCCGCTGCTATGGATTGGTCGGGCCGGGCTATACCAGCGCAGAGGTGGTAGCCGATCGGTTACTGGACGGCGCTGCGGAATTTCCCCAAGCCGATTTGTCGACCAAGCTCAAGCTGCTCGGGGTCGACGTCGCCAGTTTCGGCGATGCCATGGGGACCACGCCGAACTGCCTGGAGGTCGTCGTCAACGACGCGGTGAGCCGAACCTACGCCAAGCTGGTGCTCTCTGATGACGCCAAGACCTTGCTCGGCGGAATCCTGGTGGGCGACGCGTCCAGCTACGGGGTGCTGCGGCCGATGGTCGGCTCCGAACTGCCCGGTGACCCGCTCGCGCTGATCACCCCGGCCCAATCGGGTGGTGGCGCAGCGGCGTTAGGGGTGGGCGCGCTGCCTGACTCGGCGCAGATCTGCTCGTGCAACAACGTCACCAAAGGCGAGCTCAAGTGCGCGATCGGTGACGGCTGCTCCGACGTTTCTGCGCTCAAGACATATACCGGGGCCGGCACATCATGCGGCTCGTGCATCCCGATGCTCAAAAAGCTCCTCGAAGCCGAAGGCGTGCAACAGTCCAAGGCACTCTGCGAGCACTTCAGTCAGTCGCGCCAAGAGCTGTTCGACATCATCATGGCCACCGGCATCCGGAGTTTCTCCGGTCTGTTGAAGCGCTTCGGAAACGGCAAAGGTTGCGACATATGCAAACCCGCGATCGCCTCGATCCTGGCATCCACCGGCTCCGAACACATCCTTGACGGCGAGCAGGCATCGCTTCAGGACTCCAACGACCACTTTCTGGCCAACATCCAAAAGAACGGCAGCTATTCGGTGGTGCCGAGGGTTCCCGGCGGCAGCATCGAACCGGATCACCTCATCCTCATCGGCCAGGTCGCGAAAGAGTTCGGGTTGTATACCAAGATCACCGGTGGCCAGCGCATTGACATGTTCGGCGCCCGAGTCGATCAGCTGCCGGCAATCTGGAAACGTCTGGTGGACGGCGGCATGGAATCCGGGCACGCCTACGGCAAGGCGGTCCGCACGGTCAAGAGCTGCGTCGGCAACGACTGGTGCCGGTACGGCGTCCAAGATTCCGTGCAAATGGCCATCGACTTGGAGCTGCGCTACCGCGGTCTGCGCGCACCGCACAAGATCAAGATGGGCGTGTCGGGATGCGCACGCGAATGCGCCGAGGCCCGCGCCAAGGACGTGGGTGTCATCGCAACTGACAAGGGCTGGAATCTCTACGTCGGCGGCAACGGCGGTTTTTCACCCAAGCATGCGCAGCTGCTGGCCAGCGATCTTGACGGTGAGACGCTGATTCGCTACATCGACCGGTTTTTGATGTATTACATCCGCACTGCCGACCGGCTTCAGCGCACCGCGACATGGATCGAAACCCTCGACGGCGGACTGGATCATGTGCGTGAGGTGGTGTGCAACGACTCGCTGGGCCTGGCTGCGGAATTCGAGGCGGCGATCGAGCGCCATGTGGCTAACTACCGGTGTGAGTGGAAAGGGGTGCTGGAAGATCCGGACAAGCTTGCCCGCTTCGTGTCCTTCGTCAACGCTCCCGACGCCCCCGACCCCACCGTGACGTTCATCGAACACAACGGGCGCAAGCGGCCGGCGCTTCCCAGCGAGCGGCCTGATCCGGTGCTGATCGGCATGCCGCGAATGCGGACATCGAGCGAGGGGAACAAGGAGATCTCATGACGGTGCTCGACGACACCACCGAACGGCAGAGGTTTTCCGGCGAAACCTGGACCGCGGCCTGCCCCTACGATCACCTGATTCCCAACCGCGGTGTGGGGGTGCTGCTCGACGACGGATCGCAGGCAGCGTTATTCCGGCTCGACGACGGATCGCTGTATGCGATCGGCAATATCGACCCGTTCACCCAGGCTGCGGTGATGTCACGCGGCATCGTCGGAGACCGCGCGGGGCAGGCCATGGTGCAATCACCCATCGGCAAGCAGGCTTTCGGTTTGGCGGACGGCCAGTGTCTTGACGATCCGACGGTAGCGGTGCCGGTGTACCCGGTGCGCGTCACACCCGGCGGGCACGTGTATGTCGGTCGGCCTGCCGCCTAGGAGGTTGTGCTTCGCGGCGGCGACAGCTATCACACGACCCGGCGCACAGCGCGCCCTTTTCTCAAACGACACCCTCAGCACAGGGGTTTTGTCACTGGCGTCCGGCACAACCGCTACCCGGCCCGCGACGGCGTGGGCATGAGGTCTACCGGGTAGCCGGGTTCACGCCACCTCGGTCGCGTCGTCGACCGCCAAACGATACCCGCGCTTCACCACTGTCGTCACAATCTTCTTGTCACCCAACGCTGATCGCAAACGCAGCACTGCCGTGTCGACGGCATGGGTGTCACTGCCATGGCCGGGCAGCACCCGCAGCAGCTCTTCGCGGGCCACCACGGTGCCCGGTTGCCGCGCAAGCGCCCGCAGAGTAGCCATCGCCGACCGCGACATCGGCTTGACTACGCCGTCGACCACCACACAGGTTCCGCGGATTTCGATCACGTGACCGGCGGCTTTCACGATGCGAGACCGTAGCGATGGCAGCGTGTCGACGACGTGACGGGCTAGCGCTCCCAACCGCATTCGCTCCGGTGACGACGTCGGAACGCCCTCCCGCCGCAACGGCTGGGCTGTCACCGGACCCACGCACATGGCATGTACGTCCGAGCGCAGGGCGTCGAGCAGCTGGTTTTTGATGCGCATCTCATGGGCGCGCACCAGCGTCGCCGCTGCCGCGGGTGCAGACGTGAACGTCACCGCATCGAACTGTCGCTGCGCGATCTGGGTGATCAGCTGGTCGAATTCGCTGCCTGCCGGTGCCGGCCGCCAGCGGTACACCCGGATGGGAACGACGTCAGCACCTGCCGAACGCAGTCGGTCAAGAAATTCCGGGAACGGGTCCCAGTCGTCGGTAGCGCCGTGCAACTGGACCGCCAGACGCAGGCCCGCAACCCCGGATTCGAGCAGGTATCCCAGCACTTCGCGAGACGATTCGGATTCGGGTGACCACTCCTCGGGCAGGTTGGTGGCGCGCAGTGCGCCTTTCGCCTTCGGTCCGCGAGCAACGATCCTCGCTTGGGACAAGGCCGTGATCAACTCGTTTGCGAGCCCCCACCCGTCGGCCGCGGCGATCCACCCGCGGAACCCGATCCCGGTCGTGGCCACTAAAACGTCGGGCGGCTGGGCGATCAAAGCCTCGGTTTGACTGTGCAATTCGTCGTCTTCAGGCAGGGCGACCATAGTGATCGCCGGGGCACTGCACACCGTGGCGCCATGCCGCCGCAATAATGCGCACAGCTCCTCGGCGCGGTTTGCTGAGGTCACCGCCACCCGATACCCGGTGAGCGCGGCCGCGTCGGGCTGGCCCATATGACGTATGTATGCCCGCCAGGTTTCCGTCGGGTTACCACACAATTGCTGACACGTTGCTGCCGCTGCGTTTCCGATCACGCACGAGCCGGCGCTGACGCGCGGTCCGGTTCGGGCACGGAGGCTCGGGCCGGGCGGCGGACATACATTGTCCAGGTGACAGCCAAAGCCACGAGGTAGAAGATGAGGAAGCTCCAGAACGCCGTCGTCTCCTCACCGGTGCTCATGTAGGACTGACGGAGCGCCAGGTTAATGGCCACACCACCGAACGCGCCGATTGCGGCG encodes:
- a CDS encoding flavin reductase family protein — encoded protein: MTSTSKLTPTSLREAFGHFPSGVVAIAAEVDGVREGLAASTFVPVSLDPPLVLFCVQNTSTTWPKLRRAPLLGISVLGEAHDEAVRTLAAKTGDRFAGVETVSNGGGAVFVKGTSVWLESAIEQLIPAGDHTIVVLRVCAVKVNPNVAPIVFHRSIFRRLNT
- the nirD gene encoding nitrite reductase small subunit NirD, whose protein sequence is MTVLDDTTERQRFSGETWTAACPYDHLIPNRGVGVLLDDGSQAALFRLDDGSLYAIGNIDPFTQAAVMSRGIVGDRAGQAMVQSPIGKQAFGLADGQCLDDPTVAVPVYPVRVTPGGHVYVGRPAA
- a CDS encoding acyl-CoA dehydrogenase, with amino-acid sequence MSHYKSNVRDQEFTLFEVLGVDKAFGTGRYSELDVDTAREMLAEMSRLAEGPIAESFVEGDRNPPVFDPETHSVTLPEAFKKSVKATLEAGWDKIGIEEALGGTPMPKALVWALHEHILGANPAVWMYGGGAGFANILYKLGTDEQKKWAVLAAERGWGATMVLTEPDAGSDVGAARTKAVKQDDGSWHIDGVKRFITSADSGDLFENIFHLVLARPEGAGPGTKGLSLFFVPKFLFDPETGEPGERNGVFVTNVEHKMGLKVSATCELAFGQHGVPAKGWLVGEVHNGIAQMFDVIEQARMMVGTKAIATLSTGYLNALEYAKSRVQGADMTQMTDKTAPRVTITHHPDVRRSLMTQKAYAEGLRALYLYTATYQDAAVAEAVHGVDAQLAERVNDLLLPVVKGVGSEQAYAKLAESLQTLGGSGFLQDYPIEQYIRDSKIDSLYEGTTAIQAQDFFFRKIIRDKGVALAHVAGQIEEFVTSESGNGRLKAERQLLATALTDVQAMASALTGYLMASQEDPTNVYKVGLGSVRFLMAVGDLMIGWLLQRQAAVAVEALDAGAAGEDRAFYEGKVAAASFFAKNFLPMLTSTRQIIETLDNDIMELEEAAF
- a CDS encoding Hsp20/alpha crystallin family protein, yielding MSNLTLWSRPWDTERWLRDFFGPAAMVDWIQPRAHDQFTPAAEIIRHGDDAVVRLELPGIDVDKDVAVELDRGWLVIHGEHRDEHAEHEHGRSLREIRYGSFRRSFRLPEHVTSDAVSASYEAGVLTIRVAGAYARPEARRIAVTT
- a CDS encoding fumarate reductase/succinate dehydrogenase flavoprotein subunit, translating into MVEVERHSFDVIVIGAGGAGLRAVIEARERGLKVAVVCKSLFGKAHTVMAEGGAAAAMGNTNPKDNWKTHFCDTMRGGKFLNNWRMVELHAKEAPDRIWELETYGALFDRTKDGRISQRNFGGHTYARLAHVGDRTGLELIRTLQQKIVSLQQEDYAELGDYEARIKVFAECTITELLKDGDAISGAFGYWRESGRFVVFEAPAVVMATGGIGKSFKVTSNSWEYTGDGHALALRAGATLINMEFVQFHPTGMVWPPSVKGILVTEGVRGDGGVLKNADGKRFMFDYIPPVFKGQYAETEQEADQWLKDNDSARRTPDLLPRDEVARAINSEVKAGRGTPHGGVYLDIASRLPAETIKRRLPSMYHQFMELAGVDITKEPMEVGPTCHYVMGGIEVDPDTGAATVPGLFAAGECSGGMHGSNRLGGNSLSDLLVFGRRAGLGAADYVRALRSRPTIPAEAVETAAKRALAPFEGPKGGSPAENPYKLQIELQECMNDLVGIIRTADEVSQALTRLEELRARYANLQVEGHRQYNPGWHLSVDLRNMLLVSESVARAALERTESRGGHTRDDHPGMDANWRKVLLVCRAVDDGDSAIPRISITREPQVPMRADLLELFEISELEKYYTDEELVGHPGRRR
- a CDS encoding succinate dehydrogenase/fumarate reductase iron-sulfur subunit, encoding MTYKASMRVWRGDKTGGALQDFTVEVNEGEVVLDVIHRLQQTQTPDLAVRWNCKAGKCGSCSAEINGKPRLMCMTRMSTFGKDEVVTVTPMRTFPVIRDLVTDVSFNYEKAREIPSFTPPKELQPGEYRMAQVDVQRSQEFRKCIECFLCQNVCHVIRDHEENKKAFAGPRFLMRIAELEMHPLDTLDRRSQAQEEHGLGYCNITKCCTEVCPESIKITDNALIPMKERVVDRKYDPVVWLGNKLFRR
- a CDS encoding uroporphyrinogen-III synthase → MGQPDAAALTGYRVAVTSANRAEELCALLRRHGATVCSAPAITMVALPEDDELHSQTEALIAQPPDVLVATTGIGFRGWIAAADGWGLANELITALSQARIVARGPKAKGALRATNLPEEWSPESESSREVLGYLLESGVAGLRLAVQLHGATDDWDPFPEFLDRLRSAGADVVPIRVYRWRPAPAGSEFDQLITQIAQRQFDAVTFTSAPAAAATLVRAHEMRIKNQLLDALRSDVHAMCVGPVTAQPLRREGVPTSSPERMRLGALARHVVDTLPSLRSRIVKAAGHVIEIRGTCVVVDGVVKPMSRSAMATLRALARQPGTVVAREELLRVLPGHGSDTHAVDTAVLRLRSALGDKKIVTTVVKRGYRLAVDDATEVA
- the nirB gene encoding nitrite reductase large subunit NirB, giving the protein MSSVGGSATRDLVVVGHGMVGHRLVEALRARDVDGLWRITVLAEESTAAYDRVGLTGYTEHWDRERLALPGNDYSGDERVRLLLNSRVVAIDRDAKSVLTADGHRYRYDKLVLATGSSAFVPSVPGHDLPRCHVYRTFDDLDAIRADVQRTLEAGHPKAAVVVGGGLLGLEAAHALRQFGLQIHIVEMMPRLMSQQVDEAGGALLGTMITDLGITVHLAVKTESLQAVEHADGWQSVRVSLSDGTVIDAGLVIFAAGIRPRDELAAAAGLAIAERGGVLTDLSCRTNDPDIYAAGEVAAIEGRCYGLVGPGYTSAEVVADRLLDGAAEFPQADLSTKLKLLGVDVASFGDAMGTTPNCLEVVVNDAVSRTYAKLVLSDDAKTLLGGILVGDASSYGVLRPMVGSELPGDPLALITPAQSGGGAAALGVGALPDSAQICSCNNVTKGELKCAIGDGCSDVSALKTYTGAGTSCGSCIPMLKKLLEAEGVQQSKALCEHFSQSRQELFDIIMATGIRSFSGLLKRFGNGKGCDICKPAIASILASTGSEHILDGEQASLQDSNDHFLANIQKNGSYSVVPRVPGGSIEPDHLILIGQVAKEFGLYTKITGGQRIDMFGARVDQLPAIWKRLVDGGMESGHAYGKAVRTVKSCVGNDWCRYGVQDSVQMAIDLELRYRGLRAPHKIKMGVSGCARECAEARAKDVGVIATDKGWNLYVGGNGGFSPKHAQLLASDLDGETLIRYIDRFLMYYIRTADRLQRTATWIETLDGGLDHVREVVCNDSLGLAAEFEAAIERHVANYRCEWKGVLEDPDKLARFVSFVNAPDAPDPTVTFIEHNGRKRPALPSERPDPVLIGMPRMRTSSEGNKEIS